The Salvelinus sp. IW2-2015 linkage group LG15, ASM291031v2, whole genome shotgun sequence genome includes a region encoding these proteins:
- the LOC111973659 gene encoding proteinase-activated receptor 3, which produces MWRRQEKDRTNTLAGILFCLTVGLSLQDNEEKVNKTKITTLAVLDPRTFNGRRVQTNCTAAAGPPSLVNLSPGAPGLDVRLEDPAVAYTTGLLSTRLIPSAYLLAMAVGIPSNAYILTFLRLRARSFSTAVLYLSLALSDLLLLLSLALRVHYHLNGNNWVFGEAACRVVTACFYGNVYCSAHTIACVSLKRYLAVVRPFLYRRLHKTAWALGASLGVWGLFGVAVVPELLVRQSFLLPRLGFTTCHDILPLEDSPHALLVPYRLALVCLGLLVPFVVCAWTHVAVVRHLGRSGLDWTPFIRVSTLVFLIFTVCFAPSGVLHIAHYVRLSTSGGDGLYVYSSAAVCLCCFHSCLDPFLCILMSRTTASKLRFASLRRTQQTPVLV; this is translated from the exons atgtggaggagacaggagaaagacCGGACCAATACACTGGCTGGGATTCTCTTCTGTCTGACGGTAGGACTCTCTCTCCAGGACAATG AGGAGAAAGTCAACAAGACAAAAATAACCACCTTAGCTGTGTTGGACCCAAGGACGTTCAATGGCAGGAGAGTTCAGACCAACTGTACGGCTGCGGCGGGGCCCCCCAGCTTGGTCAACCTGTCCCCTGGGGCCCCTGGGCTGGACGTGAGGCTGGAAGACCCTGCAGTAGCCTACACCACAGGGCTCCTCAGCACCCGGCTCATCCCCTCAGCCTACCTCCTGGCCATGGCAGTGGGCATTCCCTCCAACGCTTATATCCTGACCTTCCTGAGGCTCCGGGCCAGGTCTTTCTCCACGGCTGTCCTCTACCTTAGCCTGGCCCTCTCTGACCtactcctcctgctctccctggCCCTCCGAGTCCACTACCACCTAAACGGAAACAACTGGGTGTTCGGCGAAGCTGCCTGCCGTGTCGTCACCGCTTGTTTCTATGGCAATGTCTACTGCTCTGCCCACACCATTGCTTGTGTCAGCCTCAAGCGCTACCTGGCCGTGGTGAGGCCCTTCCTGTACAGGCGGCTGCACAAGACGGCCTGGGCGTTGGGGGCAAGCCTGGGGGTGTGGGGCCTGTTTGGGGTGGCTGTGGTGCCTGAGCTCCTGGTGAGACAGAGCTTCCTGCTGCCTCGTCTGGGCTTCACCACCTGCCACGACATACTGCCCCTGGAGGACTCCCCCCACGCACTGCTGGTGCCCTACAGGTTGGCACTGGTCTGTTTAGGGTTACTCGTGCCCTTTGTGGTCTGTGCCTGGACCCATGTGGCGGTGGTGCGGCATCTGGGTCGCTCGGGCCTTGACTGGACACCCTTCATCAGGGTCAGTACACTGGTCTTCCTCATCTTCACTGTGTGTTTCGCTCCCAGCGGCGTCCTCCATATCGCCCATTACGTGAGGCTATCCACCAGTGGAGGGGACGGGCTGTATGTGTACTCCAGCGCTGCAGTGTGTCTGTGCTGCTTCCACAGCTGTCTGGACCCCTTCCTGTGTATTCTCATGTCCAGGACAACCGCCTCCAAACTGCGCTTCGCCTCTCTCAGGAGGACACAGCAGACACCTGTTCTGGTGTAg